The following are encoded together in the Serratia odorifera genome:
- a CDS encoding serralysin family metalloprotease: MQSTKKAIEITESNLAATTTGYDAVNDLLHYHQRGNGIQINGKDSFTTEQAGLYITRSNQTWNGKGVFDTPVKLTYAFPDYAFNSANAGGDRGLSKFSVEQQQQAKLSLQSWADVANITFTEVSGSQKANITFGNYSQDQYGNTDYDTQAYAWLPGSGNVSGQSWYNINQSNIQHPASEDYGRQTFTHEIGHALGLSHPGDYNAGEGNPSYKDVSYAEDTRMFSLMSYWSETNTGGDNGGHYSAAPLLDDISAIQHLYGANMSTRTGDTVYGFNSNTGRDFLSTSSNAQKVIFAAWDGGGKDTFDFSGYTANQRINLNEKSFSDVGGLKGNVSIAAGVTIENAIGGSGNDVLVGNQANNLLKGGAGNDVLFGGGGADELWGGAGSDIFVFAAASDSKSGAADWIRDFQKGIDKIDLSFFNQGAEGADFIKFVDHFSGAAGEALLTYDATSNVSDLALNLSGQQTPDFLVKIVGQAEIATDFIV; encoded by the coding sequence ATGCAATCGACAAAAAAGGCAATAGAAATTACTGAATCCAACCTCGCTGCGACCACTACCGGCTACGATGCCGTTAATGATCTGCTGCATTATCATCAGCGAGGCAATGGCATTCAGATTAATGGCAAGGACTCATTTACTACCGAGCAGGCCGGGCTGTATATCACCCGCTCCAATCAGACCTGGAATGGCAAAGGCGTGTTTGATACGCCGGTGAAATTGACTTACGCTTTCCCGGACTACGCATTCAATTCGGCTAACGCCGGTGGCGATCGCGGATTGAGCAAGTTCAGCGTTGAGCAGCAGCAGCAGGCGAAGCTGTCGCTTCAGTCCTGGGCTGACGTCGCCAATATTACCTTTACCGAGGTTTCCGGCAGCCAGAAGGCCAATATCACCTTTGGCAACTATAGCCAGGATCAGTACGGTAACACCGACTATGACACCCAGGCCTATGCCTGGCTGCCGGGGTCGGGTAACGTTTCCGGCCAGAGTTGGTACAACATCAACCAGTCCAACATCCAGCACCCAGCCTCCGAAGACTATGGTCGCCAGACGTTTACCCATGAAATCGGCCACGCGCTGGGGCTGAGCCACCCGGGTGACTATAATGCCGGCGAAGGCAACCCGAGCTACAAGGACGTCAGCTATGCCGAAGATACGCGCATGTTCAGCCTGATGAGCTATTGGAGCGAAACCAACACCGGCGGCGATAATGGCGGTCATTACTCTGCGGCTCCGCTGCTGGATGACATTTCTGCCATTCAGCATTTGTACGGTGCCAATATGTCGACACGTACCGGAGACACGGTGTATGGCTTCAATTCCAATACCGGTCGTGACTTCCTCAGCACCAGCAGCAACGCGCAGAAAGTGATTTTTGCCGCCTGGGATGGTGGTGGCAAAGATACCTTCGACTTCTCCGGTTATACTGCCAATCAGCGTATCAACCTGAACGAGAAATCGTTCTCGGACGTTGGTGGGCTGAAAGGCAACGTGTCGATTGCTGCGGGCGTGACGATTGAAAACGCCATTGGCGGTTCCGGCAATGACGTGCTGGTGGGCAACCAGGCCAATAACCTGCTGAAGGGCGGCGCCGGTAACGACGTGCTGTTCGGCGGCGGCGGGGCCGATGAGCTGTGGGGCGGCGCGGGCAGTGATATCTTTGTGTTCGCCGCTGCCAGCGATTCCAAATCGGGCGCAGCCGACTGGATCCGCGATTTCCAGAAGGGCATCGACAAGATTGACCTGTCGTTCTTCAATCAGGGTGCCGAAGGCGCTGACTTTATCAAGTTCGTCGACCATTTCAGCGGTGCGGCGGGCGAAGCGCTGTTAACCTATGATGCAACCAGTAACGTCAGCGATCTGGCATTGAACCTCAGCGGTCAGCAGACGCCGGACTTCCTGGTGAAAATTGTCGGACAGGCGGAAATTGCTACTGACTTTATCGTCTGA
- the glpA gene encoding anaerobic glycerol-3-phosphate dehydrogenase subunit A, translating into MSNSSAVSETDVIIIGGGATGAGIARDCARRGLRCLLLERHDIATGATGRNHGLLHSGARYAVTDGESARECIEENRILKRIAHHCIEPSNGLFITLPQDSLTYQQTFIAACQRAGINAEAIDPGEALRLEPAANPALIGAVKVPDGTVDPFRLTAANMLDAREHGAQILTYHQVIGLLRMGDRVNGVRVYDHKNRRQYEIRAEVVVNAAGIWGQQIAEYADLRVRMFPAKGALLILGHRINNMVINRCRKPADADILVPGDTISLIGTTSTHIDYDQIDNMAVTPQEVDILLREGALLAPTLAQTRILRAYAGVRPLVASDDDPSGRNVSRGIVLLDHAARDGLEGFITITGGKLMTYRLMAEWATDAVCKKLGVAPPCTTAQDALPGSRQSAEETVRRVVALPASIRGSAVYRHGDRASQVPAGDRLANSLVCECEAVTAGEVRYAVDSLTVNNLVDLRRRTRVGMGTCQGELCACRAAGLLTRFNVTTPQQSLTQLSHFLNERWKGVQPIAWGDALRESEFTGWVYQGLCGLDARGDAKQEADDAI; encoded by the coding sequence ATGAGCAACAGTTCAGCGGTGAGCGAAACGGATGTGATCATTATCGGCGGCGGCGCTACCGGCGCAGGGATCGCTCGCGACTGCGCGCGCCGCGGCCTGCGCTGCCTATTGCTGGAGCGCCATGATATTGCCACCGGCGCGACCGGGCGAAATCATGGACTGCTGCACAGCGGGGCGCGCTACGCGGTTACCGACGGTGAGTCGGCGCGTGAATGCATCGAGGAAAACCGCATTCTCAAACGTATCGCCCACCACTGTATTGAACCCAGCAACGGTCTGTTCATCACCTTGCCGCAGGATTCGCTGACCTATCAGCAGACGTTTATCGCCGCCTGTCAACGCGCCGGGATAAACGCCGAAGCCATTGACCCTGGTGAAGCGCTGCGCCTGGAACCGGCCGCTAATCCGGCGCTGATCGGCGCGGTGAAAGTGCCGGATGGCACCGTTGACCCGTTTCGCCTGACCGCCGCCAATATGCTGGATGCGCGCGAGCATGGCGCACAGATCCTGACCTATCATCAGGTGATCGGCTTACTGCGCATGGGCGATCGCGTTAACGGCGTGCGCGTTTACGACCATAAAAATCGTCGGCAGTATGAAATTCGCGCCGAGGTGGTGGTTAACGCCGCCGGAATCTGGGGCCAGCAAATTGCCGAGTACGCCGATCTGCGCGTGCGCATGTTCCCGGCCAAGGGCGCCTTGCTGATCCTGGGCCATCGCATCAACAACATGGTGATCAACCGCTGCCGCAAACCGGCAGACGCCGACATCCTGGTGCCGGGTGATACCATTTCGCTGATTGGCACCACCTCAACCCACATCGATTACGATCAGATAGACAACATGGCGGTGACGCCACAGGAAGTGGACATCCTGCTGCGTGAAGGGGCACTGCTGGCGCCGACGCTGGCACAAACCCGCATTTTACGCGCCTATGCCGGCGTGCGACCGCTGGTGGCCAGCGACGACGATCCGTCGGGCCGCAACGTCAGTCGCGGTATCGTGCTGCTGGATCATGCCGCCCGCGACGGTCTGGAGGGTTTTATTACCATTACCGGCGGCAAGCTGATGACCTACCGGCTGATGGCGGAGTGGGCCACCGACGCGGTGTGCAAAAAACTGGGCGTTGCTCCCCCCTGTACCACCGCACAGGATGCGCTGCCCGGCTCGCGCCAGTCGGCAGAGGAAACCGTTCGCCGCGTGGTGGCGCTGCCGGCGAGTATTCGCGGCTCGGCTGTCTATCGACATGGCGATCGCGCCAGCCAGGTACCGGCCGGCGACCGGCTGGCCAACAGTCTGGTCTGTGAATGCGAAGCGGTGACCGCCGGCGAAGTGCGCTATGCGGTCGATTCGCTGACGGTGAACAATCTGGTCGATCTGCGCCGCCGTACCCGCGTCGGTATGGGGACCTGTCAGGGCGAACTGTGCGCCTGTCGTGCCGCGGGATTACTGACGCGTTTCAACGTCACCACGCCGCAGCAATCGCTCACCCAGTTATCGCATTTCCTCAATGAGCGTTGGAAAGGGGTGCAACCCATAGCCTGGGGCGATGCGCTGCGTGAAAGCGAGTTCACCGGCTGGGTCTATCAGGGATTATGCGGACTGGACGCACGCGGCGACGCTAAGCAGGAGGCGGACGATGCAATTTGA
- the tusA gene encoding sulfurtransferase TusA has translation MTDIFSEADQTLDALGLRCPEPVMMVRKTVRHMDNGETLLIIADDPATTRDIPGFCRFMEHTLVAQETERAPYRYLLRKGL, from the coding sequence ATGACTGATATTTTTTCCGAGGCTGACCAAACCCTCGACGCGCTTGGCCTACGCTGCCCGGAGCCGGTGATGATGGTGCGCAAGACCGTTCGTCATATGGATAACGGCGAAACGCTGCTGATTATTGCCGACGATCCGGCCACTACCCGCGATATTCCCGGCTTCTGTCGCTTTATGGAACATACGCTGGTGGCGCAGGAAACCGAACGCGCACCCTACCGCTATCTGCTGCGCAAAGGCCTCTAA
- a CDS encoding zinc/cadmium/mercury/lead-transporting ATPase — protein sequence MQTRPSPHTHSHSHNDSGCGCGHDHAKAQHGCSSEQPTTVDAQQTTQPPSCQSTQCCSSGDPADPDEESDRLAAVPPSGSQRFSWKVNGMDCPSCAQKIENAVTAIPGVDSARVLFATEKLVVDAQSDISQRVQDAVGKAGFTLLGIGEQAKTAVVPSRLVEYGPLLLMAALMVISWALNAVNPQFGRIAFIATTLVGLAPIASKALRLIRSGTPFAIETLMSVAAIGALFIGATAEAAMVLLLFMVGELLESYAASRARRGISALMALVPEDALLIRGEQRQRVPVASLRPGDVIEIAPGARLPADAELINPFASFDESALTGESVPVERQQGEKVAAGSLSVDQAAQMKVVSEPGNNAIDRILQLIEEAEERRAPIERFLDRFSRYYTPAIMLLAVAVILLPPLLFAQPWETWIYRGLTLLLIGCPCALVISTPAAITSGLAAATRRGALIKGGAALEQLGQVQTIAFDKTGTLTEGKPTVTDVLPIGDVDRQRLLALAAAVEAGSHHPLAQAIVRHAEGNGGLLPSAANRRALVGMGVEGEVDGQRILIGAPTKVAAGLLADPWQNRVEQLENAGKTAVVVLADGVPLGLLALRDTLRSDAGQAIAALRQLGINGVMLTGDNPRAAAAIAGELGLDYRAGLLPEDKVSAVNQLSLLRPTAMIGDGINDAPAMKAASIGIAMGSGTDVALETADAALTHNRLLGIAEMVRISRATHANIRQNITIALGLKGVFLITSLLGLTGLWLAVLADSGATALVTLNALRLLKNRQ from the coding sequence ATGCAGACACGTCCATCACCACACACACATTCACACAGTCATAACGACAGCGGTTGTGGCTGCGGCCATGACCATGCCAAAGCCCAACACGGCTGCAGCAGCGAACAACCCACGACGGTAGACGCGCAGCAAACGACGCAGCCGCCATCATGCCAAAGCACGCAGTGTTGCAGCAGCGGCGATCCTGCAGATCCGGACGAAGAAAGCGACAGGCTGGCCGCTGTTCCCCCTTCCGGCAGTCAGCGTTTTAGTTGGAAAGTCAACGGCATGGATTGCCCAAGCTGTGCGCAAAAAATAGAAAATGCCGTCACTGCCATCCCCGGTGTGGACAGCGCTCGCGTGCTGTTCGCTACCGAAAAGCTGGTGGTCGACGCGCAGAGCGATATCAGCCAGCGCGTGCAAGACGCGGTCGGCAAGGCTGGCTTTACCCTGCTCGGTATCGGTGAGCAGGCAAAGACGGCGGTCGTCCCATCGCGGCTGGTTGAGTACGGCCCGTTACTGCTGATGGCCGCGCTGATGGTCATCAGTTGGGCGCTGAACGCCGTTAACCCGCAGTTTGGCCGCATCGCATTCATTGCCACCACGCTGGTGGGGCTGGCGCCGATCGCCAGCAAAGCGCTGCGTCTGATCCGTAGCGGTACGCCGTTTGCCATCGAAACGCTGATGAGCGTCGCTGCCATCGGCGCGCTATTTATCGGCGCCACTGCCGAAGCGGCGATGGTACTGCTGCTGTTTATGGTCGGTGAACTGCTGGAATCCTACGCCGCCAGCCGTGCACGTCGTGGCATTAGCGCCCTGATGGCGCTAGTGCCGGAGGATGCTTTGCTGATCCGCGGCGAACAGCGGCAGCGGGTGCCGGTCGCCAGCCTGCGCCCCGGAGATGTGATTGAAATCGCCCCTGGCGCCCGTCTGCCGGCCGACGCCGAGCTGATCAACCCGTTCGCCAGCTTTGATGAAAGCGCGCTGACCGGCGAGTCGGTACCGGTCGAACGCCAACAGGGCGAGAAAGTGGCGGCGGGCAGCCTGTCGGTCGATCAGGCAGCTCAAATGAAAGTGGTTTCCGAACCGGGCAACAATGCCATCGATCGCATCCTGCAACTGATTGAAGAAGCGGAAGAACGCCGCGCGCCCATCGAGCGCTTCCTCGACCGTTTCAGCCGTTATTACACCCCGGCGATCATGCTGCTGGCGGTAGCGGTGATCCTGCTGCCGCCGCTGCTGTTCGCACAGCCATGGGAAACCTGGATTTATCGTGGCCTGACGCTGTTGCTGATTGGCTGTCCGTGCGCGCTGGTCATTTCGACACCGGCGGCGATCACCTCCGGTCTGGCGGCCGCCACGCGGCGTGGCGCATTGATCAAAGGCGGCGCAGCGCTGGAACAGTTGGGCCAGGTGCAGACCATCGCCTTTGATAAAACCGGTACCTTGACCGAGGGCAAACCGACGGTAACTGACGTGCTGCCGATTGGCGATGTCGATCGGCAACGCCTGTTGGCGCTGGCCGCCGCGGTTGAGGCCGGCTCGCACCATCCGCTGGCGCAGGCGATCGTTCGCCACGCCGAAGGCAACGGTGGCCTGCTGCCTTCGGCAGCCAATCGCCGTGCGCTGGTCGGTATGGGGGTAGAAGGCGAGGTAGACGGGCAACGCATACTGATCGGCGCGCCGACCAAGGTCGCCGCCGGCCTGCTTGCTGACCCGTGGCAAAATCGGGTCGAGCAGTTGGAAAACGCCGGAAAAACCGCCGTGGTGGTATTGGCAGACGGCGTACCACTCGGCTTGCTGGCACTGCGCGATACGCTGCGCAGCGATGCAGGTCAGGCGATCGCGGCACTGAGACAGTTGGGTATCAATGGCGTGATGCTGACCGGCGACAACCCGCGCGCCGCAGCGGCTATCGCCGGCGAGTTGGGGTTGGATTACCGCGCCGGACTGTTGCCGGAAGACAAGGTCAGCGCGGTGAATCAACTGAGCCTGTTGCGGCCCACCGCGATGATTGGCGACGGCATCAACGATGCCCCGGCGATGAAGGCAGCCAGTATTGGCATCGCCATGGGCAGTGGTACCGATGTCGCGCTGGAAACCGCCGACGCGGCGCTGACCCACAACCGGCTGCTGGGCATCGCGGAAATGGTGCGTATTTCACGCGCGACCCATGCCAATATCCGGCAGAACATCACCATCGCATTAGGGCTGAAAGGCGTGTTTCTGATCACCAGTCTGTTGGGGCTGACCGGCCTGTGGTTGGCGGTGCTGGCCGACTCCGGCGCGACCGCCCTGGTGACGTTGAACGCATTGCGACTATTGAAAAACCGGCAATAA
- a CDS encoding AprI/Inh family metalloprotease inhibitor, translated as MASSLVLPSAQSLAGQWQLANGERQCRLELLADTQRETNGYQLRDRQQCLKAIFNAEVIGWRAAPDGIALLQTDGSTLAFFSRDGEVYRHPIGAADGLTLTPLR; from the coding sequence ATGGCCAGCAGTCTGGTTCTTCCTTCCGCACAGAGTCTGGCGGGACAATGGCAGTTAGCCAACGGTGAACGGCAATGTCGGCTGGAGTTGCTGGCCGATACGCAACGTGAGACCAATGGTTATCAATTACGCGATCGACAGCAGTGTCTGAAGGCGATATTCAACGCCGAGGTTATCGGCTGGCGCGCGGCCCCGGACGGTATCGCATTGCTGCAGACCGACGGCAGCACGCTGGCGTTCTTTTCGCGCGACGGTGAGGTGTATCGCCATCCGATTGGCGCCGCCGATGG
- the glpC gene encoding anaerobic glycerol-3-phosphate dehydrogenase subunit GlpC yields MSLSKDNSFENCIKCTVCTTYCPVAKVNPLYPGPKQAGPDGERLRLKDPALYDEALKYCTNCKRCEVACPSEVNIGDIIQRARASLSQSKPTLRDAILSHTDIMGSLSTPFAPIVNATTGLKPVRKLLDKALKIDHRRTLPKYSFGTFRRWYRSQAQQQARYREQVAFFHGCFVNYNHPQLGKDLIAVFNAMDIGVQLLKREKCCGVPLIANGFIQQAKRQANVNADALRHAVLEQGMPVVATSSSCTFTLRDEYPHLLEVDTSAVRDRVELATRYLYRLLSQGRTLPLNPTPLRVAYHTPCHMEKMGWTAYTLELLRQIPGLELIVLESQCCGIAGTYGFKSENYDTSQGIGAALFRQIEQSGVDLVVTDCETCKWQIEMSTGKRCEHPITLLAQALA; encoded by the coding sequence ATGAGCCTGTCAAAAGACAACAGTTTTGAAAATTGCATCAAATGCACCGTCTGCACTACCTACTGTCCGGTGGCCAAGGTCAACCCGCTGTACCCCGGGCCAAAACAGGCCGGGCCGGACGGTGAACGCCTGCGACTGAAGGATCCGGCGCTGTATGACGAAGCGCTGAAATATTGCACCAACTGTAAGCGCTGCGAAGTGGCCTGCCCGTCGGAGGTCAATATCGGCGATATCATCCAGCGTGCGCGCGCCAGTTTGAGCCAAAGCAAGCCGACGCTGCGCGATGCCATTCTCAGTCATACCGATATCATGGGCTCGCTGTCGACGCCGTTTGCGCCGATCGTCAACGCCACTACCGGCCTGAAGCCGGTGCGCAAACTGCTGGACAAGGCGCTGAAAATCGATCACCGGCGCACGTTGCCGAAGTATTCTTTCGGCACCTTCCGCCGTTGGTATCGCTCGCAGGCGCAGCAGCAGGCGCGGTATCGTGAGCAAGTGGCGTTCTTCCACGGCTGTTTCGTCAACTACAATCACCCGCAACTGGGCAAGGATCTGATCGCGGTATTCAACGCGATGGATATCGGCGTTCAGCTGTTAAAGCGTGAGAAGTGTTGCGGCGTGCCGCTGATCGCCAATGGCTTTATCCAACAGGCGAAAAGGCAGGCCAACGTCAATGCCGACGCGCTGCGCCATGCGGTACTGGAACAGGGCATGCCGGTGGTGGCAACCTCGTCGAGCTGCACCTTCACGCTGCGCGACGAATATCCCCATTTGCTCGAGGTCGACACCTCCGCGGTGCGTGACCGGGTGGAACTGGCGACGCGCTACCTTTATCGCCTGCTCAGCCAGGGGAGAACGCTGCCGCTGAACCCTACGCCGCTGCGGGTGGCTTACCACACCCCGTGTCATATGGAAAAAATGGGCTGGACCGCCTATACGCTAGAGCTGTTGCGGCAGATCCCCGGACTGGAACTGATCGTATTGGAGTCGCAGTGTTGCGGTATTGCCGGCACCTATGGCTTTAAATCGGAAAACTACGACACTTCGCAGGGCATTGGCGCGGCGCTGTTCCGCCAGATTGAACAAAGCGGGGTAGATTTGGTGGTAACCGATTGCGAAACCTGCAAATGGCAGATTGAAATGTCGACCGGCAAACGCTGTGAACACCCGATCACCCTGTTGGCTCAGGCGCTGGCGTGA
- the glpB gene encoding glycerol-3-phosphate dehydrogenase subunit GlpB codes for MQFDVVVIGGGLAGLSCAVGLAESGKRCVVVSSGQSALYFSSGSLDLLAQLPDGTPVAAPLEALPALAQQAPQHPYSLMGAAQVATLAGEAERLLQRCGLRLYGDSRRNHLRITPLGTRRATWLSPQAVPTTPLDGDLPWRSIAAIGIEGFLDFQPQMVASSLSQSLGVHATVGHLHLPALDRLRNNPSEFRAVNIARLLDLPQHGAALAEEIQRLAGDAQAVLLPACLGLESDRPLAVLQQTLGKPVCLLPTLPPSVLGMRLHQALRQRFQQLGGMVMPGDRVLRAEIAGGRVTGLMTRNHGDIPLRARQVVLASGSFFSNGLVADRQRVYEPVFGLEVFSKADRAEWTRRDLFAPQPYLQFGVRTDARLRALHQGQALENLYAIGAVAGGYDPLQQGCGAGVSLLGALYVAQQIVAQGGSA; via the coding sequence ATGCAATTTGATGTGGTTGTGATCGGTGGTGGTCTGGCTGGCTTAAGCTGTGCCGTTGGCCTGGCCGAAAGCGGTAAGCGCTGCGTGGTGGTCAGCTCGGGTCAGAGCGCGCTGTATTTTTCCTCTGGTTCGCTGGATCTGTTGGCGCAACTGCCGGACGGTACGCCGGTGGCGGCACCGCTGGAAGCACTGCCGGCGTTGGCGCAGCAGGCGCCGCAACATCCTTACAGCCTGATGGGGGCGGCGCAGGTCGCCACGCTGGCGGGAGAGGCTGAGCGGTTGCTACAACGCTGTGGTCTTCGGTTGTACGGTGACAGCCGGCGTAATCATCTGCGCATTACGCCGCTCGGCACGCGCCGCGCCACCTGGCTCAGCCCGCAGGCGGTGCCGACCACGCCATTGGATGGCGATCTGCCCTGGCGCAGTATCGCGGCGATCGGCATCGAGGGTTTTCTCGATTTCCAGCCGCAAATGGTCGCCAGTTCGCTGTCACAGTCGTTAGGCGTGCATGCCACGGTAGGTCATCTGCATCTGCCGGCGTTGGATCGGCTACGCAATAATCCCAGCGAGTTTCGTGCGGTGAATATTGCCCGACTGCTCGACTTACCGCAGCACGGTGCGGCGCTGGCAGAGGAAATCCAACGCCTGGCCGGCGACGCGCAGGCTGTTTTGCTACCGGCCTGCCTCGGACTGGAAAGCGATCGGCCGCTGGCGGTGTTGCAACAGACGCTGGGTAAACCGGTATGCCTGCTGCCGACCTTGCCGCCATCGGTGCTCGGCATGCGCCTGCATCAGGCGCTACGACAACGTTTTCAACAGCTGGGCGGTATGGTGATGCCGGGAGACCGGGTATTGCGGGCAGAAATCGCTGGCGGCCGGGTCACCGGCCTGATGACCCGCAACCACGGCGATATTCCGCTGCGGGCGCGGCAGGTGGTGCTGGCCAGCGGCAGCTTTTTCAGCAATGGGCTGGTGGCCGATCGTCAGCGGGTATATGAGCCGGTGTTCGGGCTGGAGGTGTTCAGCAAAGCAGATCGCGCCGAGTGGACCCGGCGCGATCTGTTTGCGCCTCAGCCGTATCTGCAATTTGGCGTCCGGACTGACGCTCGGTTGCGCGCCTTGCATCAGGGCCAGGCGCTGGAAAATCTGTACGCGATTGGTGCGGTGGCCGGCGGCTACGACCCGCTGCAACAAGGCTGCGGCGCCGGTGTGTCGTTGCTCGGCGCATTATATGTCGCGCAACAGATTGTGGCGCAGGGAGGATCGGCATGA
- a CDS encoding 7-cyano-7-deazaguanine/7-aminomethyl-7-deazaguanine transporter translates to MYAFTAQQRLNALVWLSLFHIVIITSSNYLVQLPITVFGFHTTWGAFTFPFIFLATDLTVRIFGAPLARRIILAVMVPALFISYVISTVTYQGEWQGFAALRQFNLFVARIAVASFMAYVLGQILDVHVFNRLRQRSAWWVAPAAAMFLGNISDTLSFFFIAFYKSSDAFMAANWVEIALVDYSFKVLICLIFFLPMYGVLLNMLLKRLANRNPDGSLQLS, encoded by the coding sequence ATGTACGCATTTACCGCTCAACAGCGCTTGAACGCGCTGGTATGGCTATCGTTATTCCATATTGTCATCATCACCTCCAGTAACTACCTGGTGCAGTTGCCGATTACCGTTTTCGGCTTCCATACCACCTGGGGCGCATTTACCTTCCCGTTTATCTTCCTGGCGACCGATCTCACCGTGCGCATTTTTGGCGCGCCTCTGGCTCGCAGGATCATTCTTGCGGTGATGGTGCCGGCGCTGTTTATCTCCTATGTGATTTCAACCGTCACCTATCAGGGGGAATGGCAAGGCTTTGCCGCACTGCGCCAATTTAACCTGTTTGTGGCGCGTATCGCCGTGGCCAGTTTTATGGCCTACGTGCTTGGTCAGATCCTCGATGTTCACGTCTTCAACCGCCTGCGTCAGCGCAGCGCCTGGTGGGTGGCTCCCGCCGCCGCGATGTTCCTCGGCAATATCAGCGATACGCTGTCGTTCTTCTTCATTGCCTTCTACAAAAGCAGCGACGCCTTTATGGCCGCTAACTGGGTGGAGATCGCGCTGGTGGACTACAGCTTCAAGGTGCTTATCTGCCTGATATTCTTCCTGCCGATGTACGGCGTACTGCTCAACATGCTGCTCAAGCGTCTGGCGAACCGCAATCCGGACGGTTCGCTGCAACTGAGTTAA
- a CDS encoding DcrB family lipoprotein produces MRKVATLMGIGLLVLGLAACDGETKDTSAPAGDAAASAAAGQQVNLLDGKLAFTLPTGMSDQSGKLGNQANNMHVYADTTGQRALIVILGDKTADSLETLAQRLEEKQRSRDANLQVVTNKAIEIDGVPLRQLDSIIASGGEKAYSSILIGTLDNQLLTIQVTLPADNQQQAQTEAESIISTLKLKP; encoded by the coding sequence ATGCGTAAAGTAGCAACATTGATGGGAATCGGCCTGTTAGTTCTCGGCCTTGCGGCCTGCGATGGCGAAACCAAAGACACCTCCGCGCCAGCCGGCGATGCCGCCGCCAGCGCCGCCGCGGGACAACAGGTAAACTTACTGGACGGTAAACTGGCCTTTACCCTGCCCACCGGCATGTCCGATCAGAGCGGCAAGCTGGGCAACCAGGCCAATAATATGCACGTTTACGCCGACACCACCGGCCAGCGTGCGCTGATTGTCATTCTGGGCGATAAAACCGCCGACTCGCTGGAAACCCTGGCACAACGCCTGGAAGAAAAGCAGCGTTCGCGTGATGCCAACCTGCAGGTGGTCACCAACAAGGCGATTGAAATTGACGGCGTGCCGTTGCGCCAGTTGGACAGCATCATTGCCAGCGGCGGCGAGAAAGCCTACTCCTCGATCCTGATCGGTACGCTGGATAACCAGCTGCTGACCATCCAGGTGACGCTGCCGGCGGATAACCAACAGCAGGCACAAACCGAAGCGGAAAGCATCATCAGTACGCTGAAACTGAAACCATAA